Proteins encoded in a region of the Chitinispirillales bacterium genome:
- a CDS encoding formylglycine-generating enzyme family protein, with translation MNLKPSIIIAFSFSYTLFAISESVSISGGSFNMGSEHGSSDETPIHSVTLSDYKIDKRQVSNKDYNECVTAGKCSKPHYKDGLCFLWTNQGLSKINPHEELLAEDNPVVCVSWKQAVEYCKFRSGRLPTEAEWEYAATNGGKTIYSWGNEKPTHSNARFRSRNSTSVYTNSPTGEYKLTDMNGNVWEWINDKYEQNYYTYSPQKDPKGATVGRFNVIRGGGWYSDENSLRSTNRHWFSPEAAEISIGIRCAK, from the coding sequence ATGAATTTAAAACCGTCTATTATAATAGCGTTTTCGTTTTCGTACACGTTGTTTGCTATTAGCGAAAGCGTAAGCATATCCGGTGGTTCGTTCAATATGGGAAGCGAACATGGCAGTAGCGATGAAACACCGATTCATTCGGTTACACTCAGCGACTACAAAATTGATAAACGACAAGTAAGCAATAAAGATTATAACGAATGCGTCACCGCTGGAAAATGTTCTAAACCTCACTATAAAGACGGTTTGTGTTTCTTGTGGACAAATCAGGGACTTTCCAAAATTAATCCGCACGAAGAACTCCTTGCAGAAGATAATCCGGTAGTTTGTGTTTCTTGGAAGCAAGCGGTCGAATACTGCAAATTCCGCTCCGGACGTCTCCCGACAGAAGCCGAATGGGAATATGCGGCGACTAACGGCGGAAAAACAATCTATTCATGGGGAAACGAGAAACCGACTCACAGCAACGCCCGCTTTAGAAGCAGAAATTCAACCTCCGTTTACACAAACAGTCCGACAGGTGAATACAAACTAACAGATATGAACGGAAATGTCTGGGAATGGATCAATGACAAGTACGAGCAGAATTATTACACATATTCTCCACAAAAAGACCCGAAAGGCGCGACGGTCGGACGTTTTAACGTAATCCGCGGCGGCGGATGGTATAGCGATGAAAATTCACTGCGCAGTACAAACCGGCACTGGTTTTCTCCGGAAGCCGCAGAAATAAGCATTGGTATCAGATGTGCAAAATAA
- a CDS encoding site-2 protease family protein — MNPQIAVIFIIIISLSLTVHEIAHGYAAYRLGDMTAKNAGRLSFNPLSHLDFMGTAVFLFSLIAFNMPFGWAKPVPVDVSQLRNPKRDMVWVAFAGPLSNIVFALIIAYTANMLVSAIVISDVLQYAFYMTVRINLGLAVFNLIPIYPLDGFRVAVGVLTQKQAESYVKITRFAPQILFGIIILERIIQYPILSKILSPIFNVWFSFWEKIIGF; from the coding sequence ATGAATCCGCAAATTGCAGTTATTTTCATTATAATAATTTCTCTTTCGCTTACTGTCCATGAAATAGCGCACGGATACGCAGCCTATCGTTTGGGCGATATGACGGCTAAAAATGCCGGACGTTTATCGTTTAATCCGCTTTCGCATTTGGATTTTATGGGAACGGCCGTATTTTTGTTTTCGTTGATTGCGTTTAATATGCCGTTTGGTTGGGCAAAACCGGTTCCGGTAGATGTTTCACAACTGAGAAATCCCAAAAGAGATATGGTTTGGGTTGCTTTTGCAGGACCGCTTTCAAATATCGTTTTTGCACTGATAATCGCTTATACCGCAAATATGCTTGTTTCAGCAATCGTTATTTCTGACGTTTTACAATATGCGTTTTATATGACAGTTAGAATTAATTTGGGACTTGCTGTTTTTAATTTAATTCCTATTTATCCGCTTGACGGTTTTCGTGTGGCAGTAGGTGTTCTGACACAGAAACAGGCGGAAAGTTATGTTAAAATTACAAGATTTGCTCCACAAATTTTATTTGGAATAATTATTCTGGAACGCATAATTCAATATCCGATTTTGTCAAAAATTCTTTCTCCGATTTTTAATGTGTGGTTTTCTTTTTGGGAAAAAATTATAGGCTTTTAA